The following are from one region of the bacterium genome:
- a CDS encoding tripartite tricarboxylate transporter TctB family protein, with the protein MKIKIQHRKELFSGLLFIGFALAGLLLSLGYPMGTAARMGPGYFPFMVSLCLLGIGVVVCLRSLRRDSAQIQDAQAIQCRPLLLVLGTVFFFGLALRPLGLLLSSFLLVLVSSMAHPKWSLLESLLNAAVLAILVTALFVYGLGMPLGVWPHFLGNTG; encoded by the coding sequence GTGAAGATCAAGATCCAACACAGAAAAGAGCTCTTTTCAGGTTTGCTCTTCATTGGGTTCGCACTGGCCGGGCTTCTGCTTTCCCTTGGTTACCCCATGGGAACCGCGGCCCGAATGGGTCCCGGGTATTTCCCATTCATGGTGAGCCTTTGCCTGTTGGGGATAGGCGTGGTTGTATGTCTTCGCTCCTTGAGGAGAGACTCTGCCCAGATCCAGGATGCACAGGCAATTCAATGCCGCCCCCTGCTTTTGGTCTTGGGGACCGTGTTCTTCTTTGGCCTTGCCCTAAGGCCCCTGGGCCTTTTGCTTTCGAGCTTTCTTCTGGTTCTTGTCTCCAGCATGGCCCACCCAAAGTGGAGTCTCTTGGAGTCTTTGCTCAATGCCGCGGTGCTTGCCATCCTGGTGACAGCCCTTTTTGTCTATGGCCTGGGCATGCCCCTGGGTGTGTGGCCGCATTTTTTGGGAAACACAGGATAG